Proteins found in one Bordetella genomosp. 9 genomic segment:
- a CDS encoding mannose-1-phosphate guanylyltransferase/mannose-6-phosphate isomerase: protein MTGPYPEFRPVILCGGSGSRLWPLSRELLPKQFIRLTGERSLLQNTVMRLANSADARRPLLVCNDAHRFIAAEQLQELDGIQPELLLEPCARNTAPAIAAAALRAMRDGEDPVMLVVPSDHVMEEGEALRAAFRVAHEAASNGALVTFGIRPTAPLTGYGYLRTEPSDGAWRRVEAFVEKPDAERAEAFLRDGGYYWNSGMFAFRASAFLGEMERLAPAMLDAVRAAVRDGVGDDSAFRLDAAAFAACPSDSIDYAVMERTDSAVAVPLDAGWSDVGAWDAVWDIATKCADGNSTAGDVLIEDSRNCLVHSTNRLVATIGLDNIVVIETADAVLVVHKDHTQDVKRVVETFRAQHRHEMTHHREVKRPWGSYDSIGQGPRYQIKRITVKPGARLSSQMHHHRAEHWVVVSGTARIHNGDRTFLLSENQSTYIPLGEVHCLENPGKIPLELIEVQSGAYLGEDDIVRFEDMYGRV from the coding sequence ATGACTGGACCCTATCCCGAGTTTCGCCCCGTCATCCTCTGCGGCGGATCCGGTTCGCGCCTGTGGCCGCTTTCGCGCGAGCTGCTGCCCAAGCAGTTCATCCGCCTGACGGGGGAGCGCAGCCTGCTGCAGAACACCGTGATGCGCCTGGCGAACAGCGCCGATGCCAGGCGGCCGCTGCTGGTCTGCAATGACGCGCACCGCTTCATCGCCGCCGAACAGCTGCAGGAGCTGGACGGCATCCAGCCCGAACTGCTGCTCGAACCCTGCGCGCGCAATACGGCGCCCGCCATCGCCGCCGCCGCGCTGCGCGCCATGCGCGACGGCGAGGACCCGGTCATGCTGGTCGTGCCCTCGGACCACGTCATGGAAGAAGGCGAAGCCCTGCGCGCCGCCTTCCGCGTGGCCCATGAAGCCGCCAGCAACGGCGCCCTGGTGACCTTCGGCATACGGCCGACCGCGCCGCTCACCGGCTATGGCTATCTGCGCACCGAGCCGTCCGACGGCGCATGGCGCCGCGTCGAGGCTTTCGTGGAAAAGCCCGATGCCGAACGCGCCGAAGCATTCCTGCGCGACGGCGGCTACTACTGGAACAGCGGCATGTTCGCCTTCCGCGCCTCGGCATTCCTGGGCGAAATGGAACGGCTGGCGCCGGCCATGCTGGACGCCGTGCGCGCCGCCGTACGTGACGGCGTGGGCGACGATAGCGCCTTCCGCCTGGACGCGGCCGCCTTCGCCGCCTGCCCCAGCGATTCCATCGACTATGCGGTGATGGAGCGCACCGACAGCGCGGTCGCCGTGCCCCTGGATGCCGGCTGGAGCGACGTCGGCGCCTGGGACGCGGTCTGGGACATCGCGACCAAGTGCGCCGACGGCAATTCGACGGCGGGCGACGTGTTGATCGAGGACTCGCGCAACTGCCTGGTGCACTCCACCAACCGGCTGGTCGCCACCATTGGCCTGGACAACATCGTGGTCATCGAGACCGCCGACGCGGTCCTGGTGGTGCACAAGGACCACACCCAGGACGTCAAGCGCGTGGTGGAGACGTTCCGCGCCCAGCACCGGCACGAGATGACCCACCACCGCGAAGTCAAGCGCCCATGGGGATCCTACGACTCCATCGGCCAGGGCCCGCGCTACCAGATCAAGCGCATCACCGTGAAGCCGGGCGCGCGCCTGTCCTCACAAATGCATCATCATCGCGCGGAACACTGGGTGGTCGTATCGGGCACGGCGCGCATCCACAACGGCGACCGCACCTTCCTGCTCTCGGAAAACCAGTCCACCTACATCCCGCTCGGCGAGGTCCACTGCCTGGAAAACCCCGGCAAGATCCCGCTGGAGCTCATCGAAGTGCAGTCCGGCGCCTACCTGGGCGAGGACGACATCGTGCGTTTCGAGGACATGTACGGGCGCGTCTGA
- a CDS encoding GDP-mannose mannosyl hydrolase: protein MSIEQRASPGAGRLSTERFREAVDMLPLVSIDLLLRDAGGRYLLGLRGNPPAQGRWFVPGGRIRKSETLAQALERLAAEELGMTLPPASWRLHGVYEHFYDVNFAGESGMPTHYVVLAYETQLPSGPLATALPATQHLGYRWDTPEDAARDADVHPYTKAYFTEQHP from the coding sequence ATGTCTATTGAGCAGCGCGCTTCACCGGGCGCCGGCCGGCTCAGCACCGAGCGCTTTCGCGAAGCGGTGGACATGCTTCCGCTGGTATCCATCGACCTCTTGCTGCGCGACGCCGGCGGACGCTATCTGCTGGGGCTGCGCGGCAATCCGCCGGCGCAGGGCCGCTGGTTCGTGCCGGGCGGCCGCATCCGCAAGAGCGAAACGCTGGCGCAGGCGCTGGAGCGCCTGGCCGCCGAGGAACTGGGCATGACGCTGCCGCCCGCCAGCTGGCGGCTGCACGGCGTGTACGAACACTTTTACGACGTCAACTTCGCCGGCGAATCGGGCATGCCCACCCATTACGTGGTGCTGGCCTACGAAACGCAGCTGCCGTCCGGCCCACTGGCCACGGCATTGCCGGCCACCCAGCACCTGGGCTACCGCTGGGACACCCCCGAGGATGCCGCGCGCGACGCGGACGTACATCCTTATACGAAGGCCTACTTCACGGAGCAACATCCATGA
- a CDS encoding undecaprenyl-phosphate glucose phosphotransferase: MDTSPVNVSGRLADTSLLFRLTDAAVVAAVGLGATTWLDARQGLDVAPIHAMLVYLCSFGTIAIFPAFRLYSSWRGRSLFDLSARSFAAWTTVFALGILISFLNHQVGAISRLWALCWYAGTAAGLIGLRLAVHGILREARDRGLDRKRVLMIGFGTLGHDLWRRAAAARSSGYEIAGIYVNTKEQLPTQAHRLNALTEMSPFIREHEVREVWIALPVESSALVREAIYHLRHDPIDVRWIPDVMSVRLLGHRVDEFLGVPAIELNSLPAAGIRGMAKEVFDRVFAFFVLLGLSPVLLSIALMIKLTSRGPVLFTQKRLGVDGRVFQVYKFRSMTVHQEKGTVTQATRNDARVTSIGAFLRRTSLDELPQFINVLRGEMSVVGPRPHALEHNEQYKDVVARYMLRHRVKPGITGWAQVNGYRGQTDTVHKMRSRVEFDLYYIQNWTFLMDMRIIAKTAVSGWTGKNVY, translated from the coding sequence ATGGACACTTCCCCGGTGAACGTATCGGGCAGGCTTGCCGATACCAGCCTGCTGTTTAGACTGACCGATGCCGCCGTGGTCGCGGCGGTCGGACTGGGCGCGACCACATGGCTGGATGCACGACAAGGTCTCGACGTCGCCCCCATACACGCGATGCTGGTGTATCTGTGCAGCTTCGGCACCATCGCCATCTTCCCGGCCTTCCGCCTGTACAGCTCATGGCGCGGACGCAGCCTGTTCGACCTGTCGGCGCGCAGCTTCGCCGCATGGACCACGGTGTTCGCGCTGGGCATCCTTATCAGCTTCCTGAATCACCAGGTCGGCGCGATCTCGCGGCTGTGGGCCCTGTGCTGGTATGCCGGAACGGCGGCCGGGCTGATCGGCCTGCGCCTGGCCGTGCACGGCATCCTGCGCGAGGCGCGCGATCGCGGCCTGGACCGCAAGCGCGTCCTGATGATCGGCTTCGGCACCCTGGGCCACGACCTGTGGCGGCGCGCGGCCGCGGCACGCAGCAGCGGCTATGAAATTGCGGGCATCTACGTCAACACGAAGGAGCAGCTGCCGACCCAGGCGCATCGCCTGAACGCGCTCACCGAAATGTCGCCCTTCATCCGCGAGCACGAAGTGCGCGAAGTCTGGATCGCCCTGCCCGTGGAATCCAGCGCGCTGGTGCGCGAAGCCATCTATCACCTGCGCCACGATCCCATCGACGTGCGCTGGATCCCCGACGTGATGTCGGTACGGCTGCTGGGCCATCGCGTCGACGAGTTCCTGGGCGTGCCCGCCATCGAGCTGAACAGCCTGCCGGCCGCCGGCATCCGCGGCATGGCCAAGGAAGTGTTCGACCGCGTGTTCGCCTTCTTCGTCCTGCTGGGACTGTCGCCGGTACTGCTGTCGATCGCGCTGATGATCAAGCTGACCTCGCGCGGGCCCGTGCTGTTCACGCAGAAACGCCTGGGCGTCGACGGCCGCGTGTTCCAGGTCTACAAGTTCCGCAGCATGACGGTGCACCAGGAAAAAGGCACAGTCACGCAGGCCACCCGCAACGATGCGCGCGTGACGTCCATCGGCGCCTTCCTGCGCCGTACCAGCCTGGACGAACTGCCGCAGTTCATCAACGTGCTGCGCGGAGAAATGTCCGTGGTCGGCCCGCGCCCGCATGCGCTGGAGCACAACGAGCAATACAAGGACGTGGTCGCGCGCTACATGCTGCGCCATCGCGTCAAGCCCGGCATCACGGGCTGGGCGCAGGTCAACGGCTATCGCGGACAGACCGATACCGTCCACAAGATGCGCAGCCGCGTCGAGTTCGATCTGTACTACATCCAGAACTGGACCTTCCTGATGGACATGCGCATCATCGCCAAGACCGCCGTGTCGGGCTGGACCGGAAAAAATGTCTATTGA
- a CDS encoding polysaccharide biosynthesis/export family protein, protein MNTILRTLCRGGLMVALVSLLGACAFAPGMRYKADFLVDPNDPNSRVAVKDITPQLAVEQTQASEKPVSDNVRKLIGTPKPYVIGPGDILSIVVWDHPELVLPTQTYSIGTGPTELTFGDTGAGIPGYPVSSDGYIQFPYVGLVKVAGLTESQVRGGLIRGSANFIQDPQITVRVLGYRSKRVFIEGEVKTPGPLPITDVPMTLPQAINTAGGVLPTADRSRVYVTRDGQTTRVDLPALQQAGIDPTSILLQSNDIVRVVPRDENKVYVMGEVTQPLALTMRDGLLTLGDALGEAGGPSQLTSEPADIYVVRSMPNATPEVFRLNSASPQALAVAQKFPLQSKDVVFVDAGNLVRWNRFISLLFPSAQTVQTVDAVRRQ, encoded by the coding sequence ATGAATACGATCCTTCGCACGCTTTGCCGGGGCGGCCTCATGGTCGCTCTCGTTTCTTTGTTGGGCGCCTGCGCATTCGCGCCCGGCATGCGCTACAAGGCCGACTTCCTTGTGGATCCGAACGATCCAAACTCACGTGTGGCGGTCAAGGACATCACGCCGCAGCTCGCGGTCGAACAGACGCAGGCAAGCGAAAAGCCCGTCTCCGATAACGTTCGTAAACTTATCGGCACGCCGAAGCCCTATGTTATCGGCCCAGGCGACATCCTTTCTATCGTGGTCTGGGACCACCCGGAACTAGTGCTTCCGACCCAGACCTACAGCATCGGCACTGGACCCACCGAACTCACCTTTGGGGATACGGGCGCCGGCATTCCTGGCTATCCCGTGTCCTCGGATGGCTACATTCAGTTCCCCTACGTAGGCCTTGTGAAGGTAGCCGGGTTGACTGAGTCGCAAGTCCGCGGCGGCTTGATACGCGGCTCCGCCAACTTTATTCAGGATCCTCAAATCACGGTACGCGTGCTAGGTTATCGCAGCAAACGCGTATTCATCGAAGGCGAGGTAAAGACCCCCGGTCCGCTGCCGATCACCGATGTGCCGATGACGCTGCCGCAGGCCATCAACACGGCTGGCGGCGTCCTGCCCACCGCCGATCGCAGCCGCGTGTATGTGACGCGTGACGGCCAGACGACGCGTGTGGATCTGCCCGCGCTGCAGCAAGCCGGCATCGATCCCACGTCGATTCTGCTGCAGTCCAACGACATTGTCCGCGTCGTTCCGCGCGACGAGAACAAGGTCTACGTGATGGGAGAAGTAACGCAGCCGCTGGCGCTGACGATGCGTGACGGCTTGTTGACGCTGGGAGATGCCTTGGGCGAAGCCGGAGGCCCCAGCCAGCTGACCAGCGAACCGGCGGATATCTATGTCGTTCGTTCCATGCCCAATGCCACACCGGAGGTATTTCGTTTGAACAGCGCATCGCCCCAGGCCCTGGCGGTCGCCCAGAAGTTCCCGCTGCAATCGAAGGACGTGGTGTTCGTCGATGCAGGCAACCTGGTGCGGTGGAATCGCTTTATCTCGCTCCTGTTCCCCAGCGCGCAGACGGTCCAGACGGTGGACGCGGTCCGCAGGCAGTAA
- a CDS encoding polysaccharide biosynthesis tyrosine autokinase, translating to MKQPPLQLEYANTGGTPPDTPMMSYVDVLLANRFMIIVLTVLATLIGVAYYMVKAPVYQSDIAVQVEEELPSGQRTSTLSDVSSIFDIKQAASGEMEILRSRMVVGHAVDYYQLYVHATPDYFPVIGRWLAKRHESFALPASITDAIPGGWAWGGERIQVNRIDVPDDLIGKKLHVITLGGGAYELVDPVHDRRFEGRVGQLERFEVPGGAIEVQIDALQGRPETSFTIVRNSRLEAIESLQTRMNIFERGRQSNVIGVNLTGQDPVLTAAVLNEIGQEYVRQNTNRKTAQAEKSLAFLDQQLPVLKKQLEDSETRYNALRNSRGTIDLTEEGKLVLGQSVQTQNRIFELKAQRQELITRFAPSHPSITAIDRQIASLTGDMNKLNSKIRELPDLEQDVVRLTRDVKVNTDLYTGLLANAQQLRMIRAGKVGNVRVVDTAVAAERPLSPKAPIVIGVAALAGLILGVVAAFLRNALFGGLTDPDEIERYTGLPVLATVPYSDLQDRLWRRARRKNTRIPALLAQSNGSTPPIESLRSFRTVLQVAMRDSSNNIVVFTGPLAGVGKSFLSANFAFIQAAVGKRVLLIDADFRRGTLNRYFATSAENGLFEVLAGTVPLEAVTKRNIMNGVDFISTGRVTFDPSELLASDAFGECLHALAADYDIVIVDTAPVLSSSDAAVVGAHAAAVMVVVRSGMNTVGEIRETNKRLQQAGAPVAGVVFNGLKLQSEGWGYRSKYGPYRYSRASYYGENQP from the coding sequence ATGAAGCAGCCTCCTCTCCAGCTGGAATACGCCAACACCGGCGGCACGCCTCCGGACACTCCGATGATGTCGTACGTGGACGTATTGCTGGCGAACCGTTTCATGATCATCGTCCTCACCGTGCTCGCCACGCTGATCGGCGTGGCGTACTACATGGTCAAGGCACCCGTGTACCAGTCGGACATCGCGGTGCAGGTGGAAGAGGAGTTGCCCAGCGGCCAGCGCACCAGCACGCTCAGCGACGTGTCGTCGATCTTCGACATCAAGCAGGCGGCGTCGGGCGAGATGGAAATCCTGCGCTCGCGCATGGTGGTGGGCCACGCCGTGGACTACTACCAGCTGTACGTGCATGCCACGCCCGATTACTTTCCGGTGATCGGCCGCTGGCTGGCCAAGCGTCATGAGAGCTTCGCGTTGCCCGCGTCCATCACGGACGCGATTCCAGGCGGGTGGGCCTGGGGCGGCGAACGCATACAGGTCAATCGCATCGACGTCCCGGACGATCTGATCGGCAAGAAGCTGCACGTGATCACGCTGGGCGGCGGGGCCTACGAACTGGTGGATCCGGTGCACGATCGCCGCTTCGAAGGCCGGGTCGGCCAGCTGGAGCGCTTCGAGGTGCCTGGCGGCGCCATCGAAGTGCAGATCGACGCGCTGCAGGGACGTCCGGAAACCAGCTTCACCATCGTGCGCAATTCGCGCCTGGAAGCCATCGAGTCGCTGCAGACCCGCATGAACATCTTCGAACGCGGCCGGCAGTCCAACGTCATCGGCGTGAACCTGACCGGCCAGGACCCCGTGCTGACGGCGGCGGTGTTGAACGAGATCGGCCAGGAATACGTGCGGCAGAACACCAACCGCAAGACCGCGCAGGCCGAGAAGTCGCTGGCCTTCCTGGACCAGCAACTGCCGGTGTTGAAGAAGCAGCTGGAAGATTCCGAAACCCGCTACAACGCCTTGCGCAACTCGCGCGGCACCATCGACCTGACGGAAGAGGGCAAGCTGGTGCTGGGCCAGTCGGTGCAGACGCAGAACCGCATCTTCGAACTGAAGGCGCAGCGGCAGGAGCTGATCACGCGCTTCGCGCCTTCGCATCCCAGCATCACCGCGATCGATCGCCAGATCGCCTCGCTGACCGGGGATATGAACAAGCTGAACAGCAAGATCCGCGAACTGCCCGACCTGGAGCAGGACGTGGTGCGGCTGACGCGTGACGTCAAGGTCAACACCGACCTGTACACCGGCCTGCTGGCCAACGCCCAGCAGCTGCGCATGATCCGCGCCGGCAAGGTGGGCAATGTGCGCGTAGTGGACACGGCGGTGGCGGCGGAACGTCCGCTCAGCCCCAAGGCGCCGATCGTCATCGGCGTGGCGGCGCTGGCCGGCCTGATCCTGGGCGTGGTGGCGGCCTTCCTGCGCAATGCGCTGTTCGGCGGCCTGACCGATCCCGATGAAATCGAGCGCTATACCGGCCTGCCGGTACTGGCCACCGTGCCCTACAGCGACCTGCAGGATCGCCTGTGGCGCCGTGCCCGCCGCAAGAACACGCGCATCCCCGCGCTGCTCGCGCAGAGCAACGGCAGCACGCCGCCCATCGAGAGCCTGCGCAGCTTCCGCACGGTGCTGCAGGTGGCGATGCGCGATTCGTCCAACAACATCGTGGTCTTCACCGGGCCGCTGGCCGGCGTCGGCAAATCCTTCCTGTCGGCCAACTTCGCCTTCATCCAGGCGGCCGTCGGCAAGCGGGTGCTGCTGATCGACGCCGACTTCCGCCGCGGCACCCTGAACCGCTATTTCGCGACCTCCGCGGAAAACGGCTTGTTCGAAGTGCTGGCCGGGACGGTGCCGCTGGAAGCCGTGACCAAGCGCAACATCATGAACGGGGTGGACTTCATTTCCACCGGCCGCGTCACCTTCGACCCGTCCGAACTGCTGGCGTCCGACGCCTTCGGCGAATGCCTGCACGCGCTGGCCGCCGACTACGACATCGTCATCGTCGATACGGCGCCGGTGCTGTCGTCGTCGGATGCCGCCGTCGTCGGCGCCCATGCGGCGGCCGTGATGGTCGTGGTGCGCTCCGGCATGAACACGGTGGGCGAGATCCGCGAAACCAACAAGCGCCTGCAGCAGGCCGGCGCGCCGGTGGCCGGCGTGGTCTTCAACGGCCTGAAGCTGCAGTCCGAAGGCTGGGGCTACCGCTCCAAGTACGGGCCGTACCGCTACTCGCGTGCGTCGTACTACGGCGAGAACCAGCCCTAG
- a CDS encoding phosphomannomutase/phosphoglucomutase translates to MDSLGLPEMSGFPPHVFRTDDIRGRVGQEIDARFAHALGLAVGRCAAELDRRAVVIGKDARLSSVELGAALQAGVRESGMAVIDIGMAPTPLTWFAARLTDTAAAVSVTGGQDEDAYNGFKIMLDGETLGQPALQALRGRMHAQPAEPARSGGRAKINAAQCYIARVASDVRLERAMKVALDCEQGAANSLAPDLLRELGCEVTEIAGDMPGAYPDATRLQGGRHLADLAAALRYSDCELALSIAGDGDRVTVISKSGACISSDRLLILFARDMLAGTQGGAVVHDVRSSRNVAREIRALGGMSVVSRGGDAHIGARMFETGAQLAGETGGGIRFRDRWYGYSDGLYAAARLLELLSRHDDASSVLDALPESCATPELRLDTADGEQYRLIEALRANGRFMGAREIVHLDGVRVEYEDGFGLARAVSAQPAVMLRFEGDNGVALSRIQEDFRRQLLSVAPGLRLPF, encoded by the coding sequence ATGGATTCATTGGGTCTTCCGGAAATGTCCGGATTCCCGCCGCACGTCTTCCGCACCGATGACATACGTGGCCGCGTCGGCCAGGAAATCGACGCCCGCTTCGCACACGCCCTCGGCCTGGCCGTGGGGCGGTGCGCGGCGGAGCTCGACCGGCGCGCGGTGGTGATCGGCAAGGATGCGCGGCTCAGCAGCGTCGAACTGGGCGCGGCGCTGCAGGCAGGGGTGCGCGAATCGGGCATGGCGGTGATCGATATCGGCATGGCGCCGACGCCCCTGACCTGGTTCGCGGCGCGCCTGACCGACACGGCCGCGGCGGTGTCGGTCACGGGCGGGCAGGACGAGGACGCCTACAACGGCTTCAAGATCATGCTGGACGGCGAGACGCTCGGCCAGCCGGCGCTGCAGGCCTTGCGCGGGCGCATGCATGCCCAGCCGGCCGAGCCGGCGCGCTCCGGCGGCCGGGCCAAGATCAATGCGGCGCAATGCTATATCGCGCGCGTCGCCAGCGATGTCCGGCTGGAGCGCGCCATGAAGGTGGCGCTGGATTGCGAGCAAGGGGCGGCGAACAGCCTGGCGCCGGACCTGTTGCGCGAACTGGGTTGCGAGGTCACGGAGATCGCCGGCGATATGCCGGGCGCCTATCCCGACGCCACGCGGCTGCAGGGCGGCCGCCATCTGGCCGACCTGGCGGCGGCCCTGCGCTACAGCGATTGCGAGCTGGCCCTGTCGATCGCCGGCGACGGCGACCGCGTGACGGTGATCAGCAAATCCGGCGCATGCATCAGCTCGGATCGCCTGCTCATCCTGTTCGCCCGCGACATGTTGGCGGGCACGCAGGGCGGGGCGGTGGTGCATGACGTGAGAAGCAGCCGCAATGTCGCGCGCGAAATCCGCGCCCTGGGCGGCATGTCGGTGGTCAGCCGTGGCGGCGACGCCCATATCGGCGCGAGGATGTTCGAGACCGGCGCGCAGCTGGCGGGCGAAACCGGGGGCGGCATCCGCTTCCGGGATCGCTGGTACGGCTACAGCGATGGCCTGTACGCGGCCGCGCGCCTGCTGGAGCTGCTGTCGCGCCACGACGATGCGTCGAGCGTCCTGGACGCGCTGCCGGAATCCTGCGCGACCCCGGAACTGCGGCTGGATACGGCGGACGGCGAGCAGTATCGGCTGATCGAAGCCTTGCGCGCGAACGGCCGTTTCATGGGGGCCCGCGAAATCGTGCACCTGGACGGCGTGCGCGTCGAATACGAAGACGGCTTCGGGCTGGCGCGCGCGGTGAGCGCGCAGCCGGCGGTGATGCTGCGCTTCGAGGGCGACAACGGCGTGGCGCTGTCGCGCATCCAGGAGGACTTCCGGCGCCAGCTGCTTAGCGTGGCACCCGGATTGCGCCTGCCCTTCTAA
- the galE gene encoding UDP-glucose 4-epimerase GalE, whose amino-acid sequence MTTLLVTGGAGYIGSHTLIELMGAGYRPIVIDNLCNGSRAAVRRVERIVGTHIPFVEGDIRSAGLLDGLFALQERQGQPIECVLHLAGVKAVGESVRDPIKYFDNNVSGTVALLSAMRDHGIRRLVFSSSATVYGVPRFLPFTEEHPLHPTNPYGRSKLIVEQMLQDACAADAEFSAVTLRYFNPIGAHPSGLIGENPRDVPNNLFPFITQVAVGRQPHLKVFGNDYDTEDGTGVRDYLHVMDLAAGHVRAVDYSLRHAGFVAVNLGTGKGTSVMELVRTFERVNGLRIPCRIEPRRPGDVDRVWADASLARRLLNWQTSHGVESMCQDGWRWQQSNPEGYGATH is encoded by the coding sequence ATGACGACGTTATTGGTCACCGGCGGCGCCGGGTATATCGGCAGCCACACCCTCATAGAACTGATGGGCGCGGGCTACCGCCCCATCGTCATCGACAATCTCTGCAACGGCAGCCGCGCCGCCGTGCGGCGCGTCGAACGCATCGTCGGCACGCATATTCCTTTCGTGGAAGGCGACATCCGTTCCGCCGGATTGCTGGATGGCCTGTTCGCGCTGCAGGAACGGCAGGGCCAGCCCATCGAGTGCGTGCTGCACCTGGCGGGCGTCAAGGCCGTCGGCGAATCGGTGCGCGATCCCATCAAGTACTTCGACAACAATGTCTCCGGCACCGTGGCGCTGCTGTCGGCCATGCGCGACCACGGCATACGGCGCCTGGTGTTCAGCTCATCCGCGACGGTGTACGGGGTGCCGCGCTTCCTGCCGTTCACCGAGGAACATCCGCTGCATCCGACCAATCCGTATGGACGGTCCAAGCTCATCGTCGAGCAGATGCTGCAGGATGCCTGCGCCGCCGATGCCGAGTTCAGCGCGGTGACGCTGCGCTACTTCAATCCCATCGGCGCGCATCCCAGCGGCCTGATCGGCGAGAACCCGCGCGACGTGCCGAACAATCTGTTCCCTTTCATCACGCAGGTGGCGGTAGGCAGGCAGCCTCACCTGAAAGTCTTCGGCAACGACTACGACACCGAAGACGGCACCGGCGTGCGCGATTATCTGCACGTCATGGACCTGGCGGCGGGCCATGTGCGCGCCGTCGATTACTCGCTGCGCCATGCCGGTTTCGTGGCCGTCAACCTGGGAACGGGCAAGGGCACCAGCGTCATGGAGCTGGTGCGCACCTTCGAACGGGTCAACGGCCTGCGCATTCCCTGCCGGATCGAGCCGCGGCGGCCCGGCGACGTGGACCGGGTATGGGCCGACGCCAGCCTGGCGCGGCGGCTGTTGAACTGGCAGACCTCGCACGGTGTGGAGAGCATGTGCCAGGACGGGTGGCGTTGGCAGCAATCCAACCCGGAAGGGTACGGCGCCACCCACTGA
- a CDS encoding AI-2E family transporter, whose product MSETAVQTVQAAASTPGDGATAMPPPRAFDRRHAPVTIIAVLAVVFALQQARDFVIPVVLAIILSYALDTPMTFLHQRLRLPRVIAATVVVLTMLGIVVFGVFALRGQVMSIVDSLPQTAQKVSRSLATFSGGNGSIVDKVRSAANTLSAPEKPRNGGERVVVTRPADKLEDMLLAGSLGIAAFVGQSLMVVFLAFFLLMAGDTFKRKFIHICGRNLSEKKVSVHMLGEIHRSIRLYMMMMVVTNALLGVLTWLAFRAIGLDNAGTWGVVAGALHIVPYFGPLLVALFTGVAALLQFGELGPAFLVAGVSLLIASLIGFVVQTWMTGRIAKMNPVAVFVILLLFTWAWGIWGTLLSIPIAVIVKVVADHVQGFQGVAEFLGE is encoded by the coding sequence GTGTCAGAAACCGCCGTGCAGACGGTCCAGGCTGCCGCGTCCACACCCGGCGATGGCGCCACCGCGATGCCCCCGCCGCGGGCCTTCGACCGGCGCCATGCGCCGGTCACCATCATCGCCGTGCTGGCGGTGGTGTTCGCGCTGCAGCAGGCGCGCGATTTCGTCATCCCGGTGGTGCTGGCCATCATACTTTCCTATGCGCTCGACACGCCCATGACGTTCCTGCATCAGCGCCTGCGGCTGCCGCGCGTCATTGCGGCCACCGTGGTGGTGCTGACGATGCTGGGCATCGTGGTGTTCGGGGTGTTCGCGCTGCGCGGGCAGGTAATGTCCATCGTGGACAGCCTGCCGCAGACCGCGCAGAAGGTGTCGCGATCCCTGGCGACGTTCAGCGGCGGCAACGGGTCCATCGTCGACAAGGTCCGTTCGGCGGCCAATACCCTGAGCGCGCCGGAAAAGCCGCGCAACGGCGGCGAGCGGGTCGTCGTGACGCGTCCGGCCGACAAGCTGGAAGATATGCTGCTGGCCGGCTCCCTGGGCATCGCGGCATTCGTGGGCCAGTCGCTGATGGTGGTGTTCCTGGCGTTCTTCCTTTTGATGGCGGGAGACACCTTCAAGCGCAAGTTCATCCACATATGCGGTCGCAACCTGAGCGAGAAAAAGGTCAGCGTGCACATGCTCGGCGAGATCCACCGGTCCATCCGCCTGTACATGATGATGATGGTGGTGACCAATGCCCTGCTGGGCGTGCTGACGTGGCTGGCCTTCCGCGCCATCGGCCTGGACAACGCGGGAACGTGGGGCGTGGTCGCGGGCGCGTTGCATATCGTTCCCTATTTCGGCCCGCTGCTGGTGGCGTTGTTCACCGGCGTCGCGGCGCTGTTGCAGTTCGGCGAGCTGGGCCCCGCTTTCCTGGTGGCCGGCGTTTCCCTGCTGATCGCGTCCCTGATCGGTTTCGTCGTGCAGACCTGGATGACGGGGCGGATCGCGAAAATGAACCCGGTGGCGGTGTTCGTCATCCTGCTGCTGTTCACCTGGGCCTGGGGCATCTGGGGCACGCTGCTGTCGATCCCGATCGCGGTGATCGTCAAGGTGGTCGCCGACCACGTGCAGGGTTTCCAGGGCGTCGCCGAGTTCCTGGGCGAATAG